Below is a genomic region from Candidatus Woesearchaeota archaeon.
GCGCGTATGAAGGCAGTTTTGCATCTTTGCTTAGCTTTTTTATTTTTATTTTCATAGGAGAACAAAAATAAAGCATTGAGCTGCATTTAAATACATTATCAAAGTTTAAACTATAGTATGGAAAAACTAGGTTGAAGTTTAAAAAAGAAAGCAAACATTTAAAAATAAGCATAACTCCATAACAAAAATCAAACAAAGAGGTGGTCTAAATGCCATATTCGCTATATGTCGCAGGAACAATAATCTTCTTTTTCTTATTGTCTGGAATTAAGCTGCTATACCAGTATGAAAGGGGGGTTGTTTTCACTTTGGGAAGATACAGCCATGTTAAAAATCCCGGCTTAAGGTGGGTTATGCCTGTAATCCAAAATATGAGAAAAGTTGATATCCGCATTAAAACTGCAGATATTCCGCGCCAGGAAGTTATCACAAAAGACAATATTCCGCTTCTCGCAAACACAGTTGTTTATTTTAAGGTTGAAAAGCCGGCAGATGCCATTATAAAGATCGAGGATTTTGAGTATGCTGTAAAGCAGTACACGCAGGCTGCATTAAGGGATGTTATTGGCAACTCAGAGCTTGACTTTGTCTTGACAGAGAGGGAAAAGATAGCAAGCAGCATTAAAAAAATAGTTGATACAGAAACCTCTGGCTGGGGCGTTGATATAGAATCAATAAAAATACAGGAAATAGAGCTCCCGGCTGAAATGAAAAGGGCAATGGCAAAGCAGGCTGAAGCAGAAAGGGAGAGAAGGGCAGTCATTATTGATGCTGAAGGAGAGCTGAAAGCTTCGGAAAATCTGAAAAAAGCCTCTGACAACTTATCCAAAAGCCCGGCTGCTGTTCACCTTAGAACCCTGCAGACTATACGGGACATTGCAGCAGACCCATCAGAAAAAATTGTTTTGTTTCTGCCTTCAGATACAGCAGGCCTGATTAAAAAATTCACCAAGAAATAGGAGGCGCTTAAATGCTGGAGCAAAAAACCCGTTATTTACAGATAGCTTTCAATGATGATCTGGCATTAATAAACAGGATTCTCCCTGCAATCCCGGAAGATGACAGAATTCTGATTGAAGCAGGAACTCCCTTTATCAAAAGAGAGGGTTTTGCAGGAATAAGAAGAATCTCTGAAATATGGGGCGGCAAAATTGTTGCAGACCTGAAAACAATGGACGGCGCATTAGAAGAAGTTGACCTTGCCTATAATGCAGGAGCTTCTGCAGCAACAGCTCTGGGAAGCGCATCAGCTGAAACAACAAACTTATTCATACAAAGGTGCAAAGACCTTGGTTTAGACCCGATGATTGACATGATCAATGTCGAAGAGCCTTTGAAAGCCATATTAAAGCTAAAGCAGCCTCCAAGAGTTGTTATCCTCCACAAAGGCAGAGACGAAGAAACTACAAGGGGCAAGCTAATACAGTACAAGCACATAACCGGAATAAAGAGCAAATATGATGTTTTAATCTCTGCTGCCGGAGGTGTTGATTTAAAAGAAGCAAGAAGCGCAATCTTCAACGGCGCAAATATTGTTGTTGTGAACATCGTATCTGCAGCAGACCCCTGGACCGGGATCAGGTCAGACGAGAATGTTGCTGAGATAGCAAGGCAGTTTTTAAGGACAATTGAATAAAATGACAGCATTCTCATTTATGCTTTAAAAGAGCATGAAAATGTTTTTTATTTTCCTTTATTATAAGCCAAATCATAATTATGGCAAGAAAGATCAACCCAATCAGAACTATCAAGTTAACCTCTCCTTTATGTGCGATTAGCTTGTCCTGAATATCTAAATACTCACATCCTCCTGTAAGGCATTTATTTGCAATTTCGTTTACATTCATTTACATCGTTATAACGATGTAATACTTTTATATAAACATTACTCTTTTGGACGCATGTCTGTATTCAGGTTTAAAGAGCTAACGTGCATGTTGGGGATATTGAGGATATTAAATAAAGGCAAATCCACTTATTCTGATATGTACAGGTCAACTAAAGTTTCTCACACAACTTTACAGAGGGCATTGAAGAATCTTGCCAGTAAAACCCTTGTTCTAAGGCGCAATAAGGGGCATATGCTGGTTGATTATGAGATCACAGATAAAGGAATGCTTTTGTTGGAGCATCTGGAAAAAATAAAGAAATTGGTTGATTAGGTTTCTAGCCAGATATTGCGCATAATATTAGTTCGATGCTCAATTGCAAGTCCGCAGAAAAAAGAATAATTTTTATATAAGTACGGATATTCAAGTCATATGGTTAAATATAGAATGACTTTATTAAGTGTTTTTATGATTTTTTTAGTTCTGCTTTCTGGATGTGAATCTGCTATGCAATCAGGTTTATTTTCAGGTACAAAAATAAAAGATATAATTGCGGATTACTCAAAATTTGAAAATAAAAATGTAACATTAAATGCAATTCATCAAGGCTATGCCTCACGGTATAATTCATTATTAAACCACGATTATAAGTATGTCGTTTTTGAAGATAAAGATGGTTATCAGATTGATGCTTTGTTAGATATCAAGAATAAAGATTATGTAGGTAGAGAATATAAAATAAAAGGAACCATCAAAACTTTAGAATTATGCCAATGTATGATTCAAGATAAATTTTTTATTAGACTACTAACTATGGAAGAATTAATGACTTATGGAAATACCAACCCTAACATTGGGACTGAAAAAATATTAAATATATCTGATTGGTATAAGTATCAACCTACTTCACAATACAATCCTGAAGGAGGCGTGGATGATTTACCACAATTAAATGGATTAACATTTTCCGATATATGTATTGGAAAAAAGACATCACATCCTTATACGACTAAAAAAATTCCTGCGGATACAACATTTTGGTGGATAAGATATTATAAATGTGGAGAACCAAATAAAGAGTTCTATTATCTTCATGTTTATGATTTAGAAACAAGTTGATAATTAACTTTCGGCGGACTTGCAACTCTTCGGACGAAGTTTGACCACACTACATCTGGAAAAAGAGTTTAACAAGAATTTCATATGTTAAGTCCAATCGCTGACTACGGGCGTCCCTAGAATAATTTTTCAATATCTTCTTTTACCCTCTCTAAGGTTTTTAATGCATCTGCCGGAGTAATAACTGGTGGAGAAGTCAAATGTGAAAAAGAGTTCCTTAATTCTCTTGAAATATCATAAATAAATTTATCTTCTTTTTTAATAATACCTTTCTCTGCTAATTTCATAACTACTTCTTTAAACGACACAAAAATTTTAGATTCTCTAAAAAGTTGATTATACTTATTTCGTAGAGCTGATTCTAAAGAAAGAAGAGCATAATGATTGGAAATTGTGAAAAAATAATAACGAAAATAGCCAAATAAATACAAATCTTTGGCTCCGTTAAAAACTCGTTTGACTTCTTCAGGGATTTTTGAACTTAAAACAATAGTAGATATATGTTGTTGTAAATCTTCCAATTCTATACTTTCTGATTTACCTTCTTTATCAATTTTTACAAAAGCATCAAAAATTTTGTCTTTTTTAAGTATCTCGGACATCATGATCATTTTTTCTTTTTAGACCATGATTCGATAGCGCCATTAATAAAGCATACCGTTCCTAACAAAAAGAAAATATATGGAAATGGGGCAAATACTTGTTGCCTTATACATGAGATAGGTTCTTTTTCAAAATTATAACCACAATAAGTGTTCCATTGAAGGCCGATACCTGCAAGAATCATACCAAGAATCATAAATGCTATTCCAAAGACAGACCATTGACTTGCTCTCATCATAAATTAAACATATATTGAGCTTTAAATATATTTCTATTTTTGGGGCACCAAATTATTTTTTTACTTAATAATAAACAACATACAAACTTTTATAAATCCCTTCTCTTTCTTATCGCCTATGGCAGATGCAAAGCTGAAATTCAAGCTGAAGAAAGTAATAAAGGAATTAGATCAGTATAGAGGCAGGCATACAGAATTAGTCAGCGTCTATGTTCCGCAGGATTATGATCTCAACAAGATAATCCAGCATCTTGACCAGGAAAAAGGCACTGCAACAAACATAAAGTCAACCTCTACAAGAAAGAATGTTATTGATGCATTGGAAAGAATGATCCAGCATTTAAGGCTTTTCAAAAGAACCCCGGAAAATGGGTTGGCTGTTTTTTCAGGCAATGTAGCTGAGAGGGAAGGCCAGAGCGACATAAAAGTATGGAGCTTGGAGCCGCCTGTTCCTCTAAAGATAAGAATCTACAGGTGCGACAAGGAATTTGTTTT
It encodes:
- a CDS encoding slipin family protein, which codes for MPYSLYVAGTIIFFFLLSGIKLLYQYERGVVFTLGRYSHVKNPGLRWVMPVIQNMRKVDIRIKTADIPRQEVITKDNIPLLANTVVYFKVEKPADAIIKIEDFEYAVKQYTQAALRDVIGNSELDFVLTEREKIASSIKKIVDTETSGWGVDIESIKIQEIELPAEMKRAMAKQAEAERERRAVIIDAEGELKASENLKKASDNLSKSPAAVHLRTLQTIRDIAADPSEKIVLFLPSDTAGLIKKFTKK
- a CDS encoding winged helix-turn-helix transcriptional regulator codes for the protein MSVFRFKELTCMLGILRILNKGKSTYSDMYRSTKVSHTTLQRALKNLASKTLVLRRNKGHMLVDYEITDKGMLLLEHLEKIKKLVD